The genomic window tttattaatagtaaatatATTAGACATAATAGATGAAACTATAATATAGTATTGTTGATGAGGACATTGTTAAGGatgaacacattaaaattattgatgagtGACTGTTTTTTTTACGGATgaaagtcatttattttttcatttgattatatcttatataaatcttaaagaaaatcaaaaagacgaataaaaatagaaatttaaaagCATAAAAGGATGAGCTCACCATTAGTATTCATTAACTATATCTTAAGAATTATGTTACTTCAAATCTACTATTAGGGTTTTAAATCAACTTAATTAGGAggcttattttattaaataaaatctatacaatatttaaattcaagagtgatattttaatatctttaaattgAATATACTTCGTCgagaatcaattttttaaataatatcagtCATTAAAGAGATggaatgaaaatgataaatcaaTTTGTTAAATAACATGGTTCTTTGAAATCTCTTGTTTGCattggaaaattaaaattacggGGACCAGAGTGTAATATCGTTAAATTATGAGGGATAAAACATGGCTTAtccagaaaataatttttcggagtgaaaaggaaaagaataaagaaaaaacaaactgaaataaataaaaggaagaaagaatatCTCTGTGGCTTGGTTCATTGAAGCTTTCACCACCAGCAGCATAACTACCGTGTGCGATCCGGAGTCGTGTTGGTAATTCAATTAATGTCGATTGAAGAAGACGACGACGTAGAGAGCTGTGGAAGCAGAGCAGTGGAGTCGTACTCTGCTACAGCGAATCCATCAGCACggcaccatcaccatcaccaaaGGCAGAAGCTTGAAGTGTATAATGAAGTTTTGAAGCGAATTCAAGACTCGAACTTCGAAGAAGCGAATGTTCCTGGCTTTGATGATCACCTTTGGCTTCATTTCAATCGCTTACCTGCTCGGTAATTTACTTAATTACAAATGTCATTtcttgtttggttgctgagaaagaaagaaggaaatgttaggatttttctttttgcgaatttatttctttatcttcATGTGTAGTGTAATTAGTAAATAAAAGAACGATCTTCAATTCTAGTAAAATTAATCGTCTCAAGTCCTTTTCGTCTTTTCTTGTCTaatttttatgagatttatctttgaatttttttttaattctaattaaaataatgtagaTATGTGATGGATGTGAATGTGGAGAGAGCAGAAGATGTGCTTATGCACAAGAGATTACTTCAGTTGGCTGAAAATCCTGCAAATCGACCGGCTTTTGAAGTTCATCTCGTTCAGGTTAATAAAAGCAGTAACTGATATTTGGTTTCTTAGCGGATTACCCTTAGATTATACCCTCATCCTACTACCATTTGGTAGTATTCATTAACATCAAGAAATGTTATTTGTGTTATATAAAGTGTTCGTAATGTTGTTTAGGGTTTAGCTGATCTTTTGCTAAACGGTGTGAGTCTGATTTGTGGCTTGTTAGTGTTACAGGTGTATCCTTCCTGGAATGGAAATTTTAATGATCCTGTTCATTCAGATCCGACAATGAAAGAAGATGCGCAAAGTTCTTATTTTACAAACAAGCAGGGGTATGCTGTTATATTTTTGTCAATGTCCATCTAAGTGATGTGCTGTTTCTGTGTTGATTCTTGTTGTTCTCCGTCTGCAGAATGCTCCCACCACCCACATTTGGCTCATCACCTCATCTTGAAGCATTTCAAGCCTTTAGATATAATGTTGAAGATGGAGATGGTGCTATAAATTCTACACCATGTCGTTCTCGGTAAGACTTTTTATAGACTTTGAATGATTGCCCCCTTCCCCAGACATTGTTGGGTGTAAATGAGTTAGGAGTGTAAACTTTCTGATTTTAGCCTTAGTATGATGTTATCTTAAATTCATGTTTACCATAGTATTATACATTCAAACTATCTTGTAGGCCTATGCACGAGATCACCTTTTCAACAGTCGATAGGCCAAAACTCCTTAGTCAGGTTGGTGTCTGGTACTATCATCATCTGtatataatatttcatatgtaTTGGGAACAATTCTGGATTAATAATGTCATGCTATATATGTTTTTCAGGACAAATTTGGTGAAAATTTTTCAGATTGTCTCAGGCTTTCAGCTAGTATAGCTGCAGCTATAATATATTCTCTAAATAGATATTGAAATACACACACACTCACATGCGGAAGTATACATACATTGCCAATTGCCTAAGATTGCATTTGCCTGTattagaaggggaaaaaaagaaagacatgtAATGGAATGATTATCCTACTGGTAGAGCACAATTGTGTCTGCATCGATTACTACATTAAACTTTAATATATACTCTCGCTGTCTCGTGCTTGTTTACATTGCACTAGATAATAGATATTGATAAATAATTTCCAGTTGACTTCCCTGCTCGCGGAGATTGGATTGAACATTCAAGAAGCTCATGCTTTTTCCACAGTTGATGGGTTTTCTCTGGACGTTTTTGTTGTTGATGGATGGCTTTGTGAGGTACTGTCCTCTTCTTTTCACCGGTTGAAAAATCAAGTGACTTTTATTTTGTGGTATCAACTTATTATTGTCAAAATCTTTTTCAATGTTTACTATTCTTGATtgcttaaaaataaagaaaaaaaatatgagggcTAAAAAAAAGATGCACATCCTGTGTAAATTTTATTCCCttttaaaagttattgttttatCCAACATGCTTGGTTTATGCTATTCTCTTTTCAATACTGACATAATTGCCAGACTGACATTCTTGATCATGCATGTGGGAAACTTTAGGAGACTGAAGAGCTCAAAAATGCTTTAGAAAAGGAAATCTTAAAGGCTAAGGTAATTTTTCTTCATACTGCTCTGTTGATCATAATTAAAGTTTTGCACATCtctaaaataaatctattttattttaatgcttgCTGCTAGAACACCCtttatttcaatgaaaatgTGTATCAGCCATCTCTAGGATGTAGGATGTATGGATTATGTTTGTAAAGTGAGTACGTAACTGTTGTTTCACCACACATTCTCAAAAATCTTTTGTTAAATGAAGCTCATGGTGGTTATAGTTTTCTCCTTGTTTCTATGCCAGTGTATGGCAAGTTTGTTAACTTTTTGCAGGTGTAATAATCTTTTTTTGGGGAAAGAGTTGACTAGATGTTAACAGGGAACTAAGATGTGTATATCTAGGCTTACAGTCTGGTGGCATAGTAGTTATTGGCTATTTTATTGGTGATGTACTCTTTCCGCTTGATATGTTGCATGATGAAAGCAATCATAAAGAAAGTTCTTAATATATCACTTTGCAGAACCAAATACTGCTTATGTTCTTCTTCAACttgaaacatattttatttttgtagtgtTTGCTCATATAGCCATTCAGGCAGAGTATAGGTCAACTAAAATGCTCAAATAGACTTGACATTAGTTGCATGTTCTCAGAATAGTTAACCATTCTAGTTAGAGTTGAAATCCAATTCCTCGGGAAATCCCcatcccaaaaataataaaatgcccTATAGAAGGTTTAATTTTGAGTCTTCTCTTTGTTCtgttcttttaagaaaaaagtacCCCTTCAAATTCAGTAGATTCAGACACACTGATATTCATTAGGGGATTCTAGATTGTGGAACTTGTAACCGGATGGCTCATCTTCATTATATGAACTAATTTCATTAGGGCATGAAACCATATGGCAGTGATCAATATTAGGTACCAACTGTTGACTTATGTACATTGGAATAGTTGAAAACAATGCTTTTGCTGTATCGGCCACTCatacattaattataaaatgcCGTGTGATTGATCAACCTTTAGCAATAGTAGCTGGCCTATGTTTGATAGTTTGTAATGCTCTACAGGATCAGTGCTTTCCAAATCAGCTTTCTGTTTCTCTCGTTGGTGAGCAGAATAAAACAGGGGTCAAATCTCTTCTTGATAATGTTCAAATACCGAGTGATGGAACCCTTCTTGATAATGTTCAAATACCGAGTGATGGAACTGATGTCTGGGAAATTCACACCAGTCAACTGAAAGTCGAAAACAAAGTTGCATCTGGATCATATGGTGATTTGTAAGTTCTGTGAGTTGCCATTTGAAATATGTGTTACTCTGCGGATTGCAAGTTCTCAGTTGATTGTATCATTTAACCTCTTCAGGTACAGAGGCATATATTGTAGTCAGGAAGTAGCCATCAAAGTGCTCAAGCCTGAGCGTGTCAGTGCAGAAATGCTTAGGGAGTTCTCCCAGGAAGTTTATATAATGAGGTCTGTTAGAATATATGCTTGAAAGATCTCCTGCCACCATTTCTAGTGCTTTTTGTTTATATACTCCTTAATTAGATCGTTCATTTTttaatcatcttaaaaaaagcAAGTGAAAAAATTTCTCTGATTTTGAAAGGAGTAACTGCAATACCTTCTCCAGTAAAATGCTTTCTATGCACATTGAAGTTGCTTCCGTTGAGAATAGCATTAATgcttaatttgtaattttcatgAATGGATTTAGTTATATATCAAGACCACTGCGCCCTCCTTCTCTTATCCTTGTAAACCTTAATACCTTTTTACATGCAATGGTCCACTTTTATCTGAAGCTCTCTCTTGTAAACTCAATAACTTGTACATGTGATGATCCACTTTCTTCACTAAGCTGTGGTGGGGTAACCCTCGgtatctctttatttttgtgaaaattGTAACCATTTGCAATTGTTGGTTTGCAGGAAAGTCCGGCATAAGAATGTTGTGCAATTAATTGGTGCATGCACCCGATCTCCAAACTTGTGCATTGTGACTGGTACATCCTAGTAAATCTTTCACATCTTTGCTCAATGATGCTTACCTTAAAAGTTTATGTTTCTGAATTTGATATCGATGTTATTAAGGAGTTGTTTCATCCCCCTCCCCTTCCACCCACAGTTTATTAGATATGAACTATTTTGCTAATAGATGGAATGGGAATGCATAGTTGTATGTTTAGTGGAAAAATGTGAGTTTGACACAGCTTAGAAAGCATGCATCTAATTCAGATAGGCCTTTTCATTGGCTACATCAATATTCACTCTTTGCTGTTAT from Populus trichocarpa isolate Nisqually-1 chromosome 5, P.trichocarpa_v4.1, whole genome shotgun sequence includes these protein-coding regions:
- the LOC18099117 gene encoding serine/threonine-protein kinase STY17 isoform X1, translating into MSIEEDDDVESCGSRAVESYSATANPSARHHHHHQRQKLEVYNEVLKRIQDSNFEEANVPGFDDHLWLHFNRLPARYVMDVNVERAEDVLMHKRLLQLAENPANRPAFEVHLVQVYPSWNGNFNDPVHSDPTMKEDAQSSYFTNKQGMLPPPTFGSSPHLEAFQAFRYNVEDGDGAINSTPCRSRPMHEITFSTVDRPKLLSQLTSLLAEIGLNIQEAHAFSTVDGFSLDVFVVDGWLCEETEELKNALEKEILKAKDQCFPNQLSVSLVGEQNKTGVKSLLDNVQIPSDGTLLDNVQIPSDGTDVWEIHTSQLKVENKVASGSYGDLYRGIYCSQEVAIKVLKPERVSAEMLREFSQEVYIMRKVRHKNVVQLIGACTRSPNLCIVTEFMAKGSLYNFLHKQKGVFKLPSLIKVAIDVSKGMNYLHQNNIIHRDLKTANLLMDENEVVKVADFGVARVQTQSGVMTAETGTYRWMAPEVIEHKPYDYKADVFSFGIVMWELLTGELPYSYLTPLQAAVGVVQKGLRPTIPKHTYPKLAELLERCWQRDPTQRPNFSQIIDILQQIAKEVGDEREDGRRINHPMAFSQN
- the LOC18099117 gene encoding serine/threonine-protein kinase STY17 isoform X2 yields the protein MSIEEDDDVESCGSRAVESYSATANPSARHHHHHQRQKLEVYNEVLKRIQDSNFEEANVPGFDDHLWLHFNRLPARYVMDVNVERAEDVLMHKRLLQLAENPANRPAFEVHLVQVYPSWNGNFNDPVHSDPTMKEDAQSSYFTNKQGMLPPPTFGSSPHLEAFQAFRYNVEDGDGAINSTPCRSRPMHEITFSTVDRPKLLSQLTSLLAEIGLNIQEAHAFSTVDGFSLDVFVVDGWLCEETEELKNALEKEILKAKDQCFPNQLSVSLVGEQNKTGVKSLLDNVQIPSDGTDVWEIHTSQLKVENKVASGSYGDLYRGIYCSQEVAIKVLKPERVSAEMLREFSQEVYIMRKVRHKNVVQLIGACTRSPNLCIVTEFMAKGSLYNFLHKQKGVFKLPSLIKVAIDVSKGMNYLHQNNIIHRDLKTANLLMDENEVVKVADFGVARVQTQSGVMTAETGTYRWMAPEVIEHKPYDYKADVFSFGIVMWELLTGELPYSYLTPLQAAVGVVQKGLRPTIPKHTYPKLAELLERCWQRDPTQRPNFSQIIDILQQIAKEVGDEREDGRRINHPMAFSQN
- the LOC18099117 gene encoding serine/threonine-protein kinase STY17 isoform X3, which translates into the protein MSIEEDDDVESCGSRAVESYSATANPSARHHHHHQRQKLEVYNEVLKRIQDSNFEEANVPGFDDHLWLHFNRLPARYVMDVNVERAEDVLMHKRLLQLAENPANRPAFEVHLVQVYPSWNGNFNDPVHSDPTMKEDAQSSYFTNKQGMLPPPTFGSSPHLEAFQAFRYNVEDGDGAINSTPCRSRPMHEITFSTVDRPKLLSQLTSLLAEIGLNIQEAHAFSTVDGFSLDVFVVDGWLCEETEELKNALEKEILKAKDQCFPNQLSVSLVGEQNKTGVKSLLDNVQIPSDGTLLDNVQIPSDGTDVWEIHTSQLKVENKVASGSYGDLYRGIYCSQEVAIKVLKPERVSAEMLREFSQEVYIMRKVRHKNVVQLIGACTRSPNLCIVTEFMAKGSLYNFLHKQKGVFKLPSLIKVAIDVSKGMNYLHQNNIIHRDLKTANLLMDENEVVKVADFGVARVQTQSGVMTAETGTYRWMAPELTLTVHRAWNGFSFLIEMELLLSHLLMLF